The Vicinamibacteria bacterium genome segment CCCAGAGCTTCATCAGAGCGAGGAACGTTCGAGGAACGTCGGTAGGTCGGACCGACGAGCGTCCCGCCGTACGCGGATAGTGCTTCACGCCCCGTTGCAGGTAGCGATAACCCGCGCGATGCAGCTGGATCACGATCTCGGTATCGATGAAGAAATGGTCCTCTTCGAGCCGGAGTGACGTCAGCGCGTCACGACGGAAGAGCTTGAATGAGCAGTTCAAGTCCCTGACCGACATTCCGAATGCGAACGAGGCGAGCGCATTGTAGCCGTTAGAAACCAGGAGGCGGAACCAGCCATCTTGCCGACCCACGCGATATCCCAGGACCGCATCGTGGTCGGCCATCAGAGGGAGGAAGGCTTCGAGCTCCCGGAGGTCGAACTGGTTGTCGGCGTCGGTGTAGAAGACGAGCCGCCGTGAGGAGGCGTCGA includes the following:
- a CDS encoding glycosyltransferase family 2 protein, yielding MNVVDSSLSVVLPAFNEEANIERAVLSAAEAVAPLVSDYELVVVDDGSRDETSRILAKLAEELDGHLTLVSHPSNLGYGKALRSGFDASSRRLVFYTDADNQFDLRELEAFLPLMADHDAVLGYRVGRQDGWFRLLVSNGYNALASFAFGMSVRDLNCSFKLFRRDALTSLRLEEDHFFIDTEIVIQLHRAGYRYLQRGVKHYPRTAGRSSVRPTDVPRTFLALMKLWVRLRFQSSGRARLARD